In the genome of Aspergillus luchuensis IFO 4308 DNA, chromosome 2, nearly complete sequence, one region contains:
- a CDS encoding lipase ROG1 family protein (COG:O;~EggNog:ENOG410QDRJ;~InterPro:IPR007751,IPR016445,IPR029058): protein MFISPRTYSASQTPDQGLRLAASENQLKYHTLQGWRADATVASRAPEMLLIHQAGSVRVGEIIRYTLTYTPAADNIRPPPDKLHVKVKNTSALPLRAAYLHGPYTLYASCYPSTYDPNIGVDQQESECIPQYEPYLKAGGSWNAALIVPQNTCHDRGEIHYKSEKSTTWVIEIISQVVFSSTATVNFELLVGRDENSVESLATGVSFGAGLPKAAQLHEHWSVETRGKQVLATKGVYSRSITLLLDDTASLWNTPHLPPVGSHDEQTSATNGDNQSQPTKDKQMKRIHLVVLTHGLHSNLGADMLYLKESIDAAVRMAKSKAKAKGQGHGDQQNAEAYPAMESRPDCEDSENDDEQVIVRGFPGNATRTERGIQYLGKRLAKYVLRIACPEQPFGSQKGVGKNPAPFSPWKRATGEPSQHDQSRDMYGEPSLSRNGGYQVTSISFVGHSLGGLVQTYAIAYIQKHFPDFFDKIRPVNFIALATPFLGLSNENPVYVRFALDLGLVGRTGQDLGLSWTAPRVRGGWETLIGGRGHSVNSQGVSDARSKPLLRVLPCGPAHEVLTKFQRRTIYSNVVNDGIVPLRTSCLLFLDWKGLDRVEKARRENGIVGTMAEWGWAELTGANSNSSRTHLTSEVELTITNEQSSYGNGARSTTDDASAEQDVTIAAGVTSCTTNPPSFEQHRYPASPGNSVNTTPRQVLSRSTSMGPLSKMFSILRPKETARTQSGNKQTRIYKRSQTVDTLGGMESPTVASSCAQGPSAAGDFHDYGPHTPPQTTFFESASDLLMPPLPSIDFILDPAKRPRTIFHDRIYNPEDIPPPMAPKRRALTLGSLQQKPSNAQPAPRVDSREKSLPVNETESGLRLEEKIARAYHRDLSWRKVLVRLEPDAHNNIIVRRMFTNAYGWPVVQHLVNTHFGPPSIARYNDANGQCADPLNASATETESSKNSDEPRATLQEPQLDT from the exons ATGTTCATATCTCCACGAACATATTCCGCATCGCAAACACCAGATCAAGGGCTTCGCTTGGCCGCCAGTGAAAACCAACTGAAGTATCATACGCTTCAAGGGTGGCGTGCAGACGCGACAGTTGCTAGCCGAGCTCCTGAAATGTTACTGATTCATCAGGCCGGCAGTGTTCGTGTCGGCGAGATAATCAG ATACACGTTGACGTACACACCTGCGGCAGACAACATCCGCCCTCCTCCGGATAAGCTACACGTCAAGGTTAAGAATACATCTGCGCTGCCCCTACGAGCTGCATATCTACATGGCCCGTACACTCTCTATGCGTCATGTTATCCATCCACGTACGACCCGAATATTGGCGTCGACCAACAAGAATCAGAGTGTATTCCACAATACGAACCGTATCTCAAAGCCGGGGGCAGTTGGAATGCGGCCTTAATTGTACCCCAGAATACTTGCCACGATCGAGGAGAAATCCACTACAAATCTGAGAAAAGTACGACCTGGGTCATTGAAATTATATCTCAAGTCGTATTCTCGAGCACTGCAACCGTCAATTTCGAGCTGCTAGTTGGTCGTGATGAGAATTCGGTAGAATCACTAGCTACGGGTGTATCCTTTGGTGCCGGGCTACCGAAGGCTGCTCAGTTGCATGAACACTGGTCAGTTGAGACAAGGGGCAAGCAGGTGCTTGCTACCAAGGGCGTCTACTCTCGTTCTATAACTTTACTATTGGACGACACTGCTAGTCTCTGGAACACACCGCATCTTCCACCAGTGGGCTCTCATGATGAGCAGACTTCAGCAACAAACGGTGATAACCAAAGCCAGCCGACTAAAGACAAACAGATGAAAAGAATTCACCTTGTTGTGTTGACCCATGGACTACACAGCAATCTGGGGGCAGACATGCTTTACCTGAAAGAGAGCATTGATGCTGCCGTGAGGATGGCTAAAAGTAAGGCGAAAGCTAAAGGTCAGGGACACGGAGATCAGCAAAATGCCGAAGCATACCCAGCAATGGAAAG TAGGCCAGATTGTGAAGACAGCGAGAACGACGATGAGCAGGTAATAGTAAGGGGCTTTCCCGGAAATGCAACCCGCACAGAGCGTGGTATACAGTACCTTGGCAAACGTCTCGCAAAATATGTTCTGCGAATCGCATGTCCGGAGCAGCCTTTCGGTTCCCAGAAAGGTGTAGGAAAGAATCCAGCGCCGTTTTCGCCGTGGAAGCGAGCCACTGGAGAGCCTTCTCAACATGACCAGTCTCGCGACATGTACGGAGAACCGTCGCTCTCTCGGAATGGTGGTTATCAGGTCACCAGTATCAGCTTTGTCGGTCATTCACTTGGCGGTCTCGTTCAAACGTACGCGATCGCCTATATTCAAAAACACTTCCCTGACTTCTTCGACAAAATTAGACCGGTGAATTTCATAGCCCTGGCAACCCCATTTCTTGGTCTAAGTAATGAGAATCCGGTGTATGTTCGTTTTGCCTTAGATTTGGGACTTGTTGGTCGGACAGGCCAGGATTTAGGGCTTAGCTGGACAGCACCAAGGGTGAGGGGTGGCTGGGAGACTTTGATAGGAGGAAGGGGGCATTCTGTAAACTCCCAAGGAGTTTCAGACGCTCGTTCCAAGCCTTTGCTGAGGGTGCTTCCTTGTGGTCCCGCCCATGAGGTTCTTACAAAATTTCAACGCCGCACAATTTATTCCAATGTTGTAAATGATGGAATAGTACCTCTGCGGACCTCTTGTTTGCTCTTTCTTGACTGGAAAGGGCTTGACAGGGTTGAAAAGGCTAGGAGGGAAAATGGCATTGTGGGCACCATGGCCGAATGGGGCTGGGCAGAATTGACAGGAGCTAATTCAAATTCTTCACGGACCCATCTGACCAGCGAGGTAGAACTGACAATCACCAATGAGCAGAGCAGCTATGGCAATGGGGCTCGGTCAACAACAGACGATGCCTCTGCGGAACAAGATGTTACAATCGCGGCTGGTGTTACAAGCTGTACAACTAACCCCCCGTCATTTGAACAGCATCGGTATCCTGCTTCGCCTGGAAACAGTGTAAATACTACTCCCAGACAGGTCTTGTCTCGATCTACGTCTATGGGCCCATTGTCCAAGATGTTTTCAATTTTGCGACCGAAGGAGACAGCCAGAACACAGTCGGGAAATAAACAAACGAGGATATACAAGCGCAGCCAAACCGTTGACACGCTTGGTGGTATGGAGAGCCCAACCGTTGCCAGTTCTTGCGCTCAGGGACCCTCTGCTGCTGGCGACTTCCATGATTACGGGCCTCATACCCCTCCCCAAACTACGTTCTTCGAATCAGCTAGTGATCTTCTTATGCCGCCTCTTCCTTCCATAGACTTTATACTCGATCCCGCTAAGAGGCCGAGAACAATATTCCATGATCGCATCTACAACCCCGAAGATATACCGCCCCCGATGGCGCCTAAGCGGCGAGCATTGACATTGGGATCTCTACAACAAAAACCATCGAATGCACAACCTGCTCCGAGAGTTGATTCCCGGGAAAAGTCACTTCCCGTCAACGAAACTGAGAGTGGCCTTAGGCTTGAAGAAAAAATCGCTAGAGCTTATCACCGTGATTTGTCATGGCGCAAAGTCCTTGTCCGCCTTGAGCCTGACGCTCACAACAACATTATTGTACGGCGAATGTTCACCAATGCCTATGGCTGGCCTGTTGTGCAACACCTCGTCAATACCCATTTCGGACCCCCATCAATAGCTCGCTACAATGATGCAAATGGACAGTGTGCTGACCCGTTGAATGCATCGGCAACCGAAACTGAAAGCTCGAAGAATAGTGATGAACCTCGAGCCACTTTACAAGAACCACAATTGGATACATGA
- a CDS encoding inositol monophosphatase family protein (COG:G;~EggNog:ENOG410PH2U;~InterPro:IPR000760,IPR020583,IPR020550,IPR033942;~PFAM:PF00459;~go_function: GO:0008934 - inositol monophosphate 1-phosphatase activity [Evidence IEA];~go_process: GO:0046854 - phosphatidylinositol phosphorylation [Evidence IEA];~go_process: GO:0046855 - inositol phosphate dephosphorylation [Evidence IEA]), whose protein sequence is MRTMAPKFYQHDGKPIDLDEIHDYLISLAFRAGDIINSALPTDDSTGSKMNSADIVTRYDKAVETMISSALMEKYPSYQFHGEETYDPAHPLTDAPTFVVDPIDGTVNFVHGFPCSCISLGFAVRRVPIVGVVFNPLTRTLYSAIQGRGSYLNRTTKLPLKGDDIGPLKGLENSLVGIEWGSERTGANWETKVRTFEKLGRAKEDGGAMVRSMRSMGSAALNLCAVAAGTLDIYWEGGCWAWDVCAGWVILTEAGGVMIDGNPGTWEATLDGRRYLAVRACSDENSRLELIKEFWGHIQGSFEY, encoded by the exons ATGAGAACCATGGCTCCTAAATTTTACCAACATGACGGCAAACCCATTGATCTTGACGAGATCCATGATTACCTGATCAGCCTGGCATTCCGTGCTGGGGATATCATCAACAGCGCTCTACCTACCGATGATAGTACTGGATCAAAGATGAATT CTGCTGATATCGTCACTCGATATGATAAAGCCGTTGAAACTATGATATCCTCTGCCTTAATGGAGAAATATCCATCATACCA GTTTCATGGAGAGGAGACCTATGACCCAGCCCATCCCCTAACCGATGCACCCACGTTTGTAGTTGATCCTATCGATGGTACGGTCAATTTCGTGCATGGATTTCCCTGCTCCTGTATTTCTCTTGGATTCGCTGTTCGCCGTGTACCCATTGTAGGTGTCGTCTTCAACCCTTTAACACGCACTCTTTATTCTGCAATACAAGGCCGTGGGTCATACTTGAACCGCACCACCAAGCTTCCCTTAAAGGGCGATGATATAGGGCCATTGAAAGGCCTGGAGAATTCACTCGTCGGTATTGAGTGGGGCTCGGAGAGGACAGGTGCCAATTGGGAAACAAAGGTGCGAACTTTCGAGAAACTCGGCCGAGCAAAGGAAGATGGCGGTGCAATGGTCCGTTCGATGCGCAGCATGGGTTCTGCGGCGCTGAACCTCTGTGCTGTCGCAGCTGGGACTTTAGACATATACTGGGAAGGGGGTTGCTGGGCCTGGGATGTTTGTGCAGGCTGGGTAATACTGACCGAAGCAGGTGGTGTCATGATAGATGGAAACCCAGGAACGTGGGAAGCAACTCTCGATGGAAGAAGATACCTTGCTGTTAGAGCATGCTCCGATGAGAACAGCAGGCTGGAGCTCATTAAGGAGTTTTGGGGGCACATTCAGGGAAGTTTTGAATATTGA
- a CDS encoding transcription factor IIF subunit TFG1 (COG:K;~EggNog:ENOG410PJN7;~InterPro:IPR008851,IPR011039;~go_component: GO:0005634 - nucleus [Evidence IEA];~go_function: GO:0003677 - DNA binding [Evidence IEA];~go_process: GO:0006367 - transcription initiation from RNA polymerase II promoter [Evidence IEA];~go_process: GO:0032968 - positive regulation of transcription elongation from RNA polymerase II promoter [Evidence IEA]) — translation MTTPTNDQALKTPTGSNGPPPLRIRRPKVADPLVRPKRRPAMRPPAPTSAANGASRMPNSRPVTSGQLPGARAEKSLTPKNDFSANGFSGQLLSEYVDYPIVTTRRALREGLKHHIARFTSKKSVDPRDESQFTRPVRLQRRDPRARPNDANVERGQPNSKPGSEQSTQMDELEREELEARKAAREKERADNMAQIAPSVGSAPKRHNAPKQKTQQVTKTDMTPEEIARTRIKYEEALPWHLEDFDNKNIWVGNYEAALSETHAVFVLENTGKMRMIPVEKWYRFSAKNTFKALTIEEAERLMAKKIKDPRWFMEKQQEQAQRKELEQFARQQKVYAGKQGTPGGVEGLEADEMDFEEDRFADDEEHDDLFNEDEEAKAAEKRIKQDQLKANVFDLKNEKDYEEEELREKREKEARRVLGKKVRKALQKREKNYDYSSGSDVNPYSDEESSDDSEAERQKEEEEGKAEEDKNKKEPSKGNLTPSGRSRHADPAKKGSAAAPRKRLGSPSDASGTDTSRKKGKSKHPSSQPTPQPPSRPMSPSASSLPVSKKRVRNVLAGGAGSASDVDGGAGSGGEMSESGKVKKLKLNPPSVASQSGTPQGSRAGSPAPLGSKSFSGSRASSPESLRGPTRISTPGPSGSAQGFPTPAEIHAAIPQSGIGSSDLLRIFRPRIGESKENHRRFIAIVKDVGVYGKEDRLLRPGSLKET, via the exons ATGACCACACCTACTAATGATCAGGCTCTCAAGACCCCGACGGGGTCGAACGGCCCTCCACCACTGCGCATTCGCCGGCCAAAAGTGGCTGATCCTCTAGTGCGACCCAAGAGGAGACCGGCAATGAGACCCCCAGCTCCAACGTCGGCAGCAAATGGCGCATCAAGAATGCCCAACTCCAGACCAGTCACTTCGGGCCAGCTACCAGGGGCTCGCGCTGAGAAAAGCTTGACCCCAAAGAATGATTTCTCGGCAAACGGTTTCAGCGGCCAGTTGTTGTCTGAGTACGTTGATTACCCCATCGTGACTACAAGACGAGCATTGCGCGAAGGCTTGAAGCACCATATCGCCAGGTTCACCTCGAAAAAGTCCGTCGATCCTCGCGACGAAAGTCAGTTCACTCGTCCCGTTAGACTCCAGCGCCGAGATCCACGAGCTCGGCCGAACGACGCGAACGTCGAGAGAGGCCAACCCAATTCGAAACCTGGCTCCGAACAAAGTACCCAGATGGATGAACTTGAACgcgaggagttggaggcTAGAAAAGCAGCTCGTGAAAAAGAGCGCGCAGATAATATGGCCCAAATAGCCCCTTCCGTCGGCTCAGCGCCGAAAAGGCATAATGCTCCCAAACAGAAAACTCAGCAAGTGACTAAAACAGACATGACCCCCGAGGAGATTGCTAGGACCCGGATCAAGTATGAGGAGGCCCTTCCGTGGCATTTGGAGGATTTCGACAACAAAAATATCTGGGTAGGAAATTATGAAGCCGCGTTGTCAGAGACTCATGCAGTCTTTGTGCTTGAGAATACagggaagatgagaatgataCCGGTTGAGAAGTGGTATCGCTTCAGCGCGAAGAATACATTCAAGGCTTTGACCATAGAAGAAGCCGAGAGACTTATGGCTAAGAAGATCAAAGATCCGCGGTGGTTCATGGagaaacaacaagaacaagctCAACGGAAGGAACTGGAACAATTTGCCAGGCAACAAAAAGTGTACGCTGGTAAACAGGGAACCCCAGGCGGTGTCGAAGGACTAGAAGCGGATGAAATGGACTTCGAAGAGGATAGAtttgccgatgatgaggagcaTGATGATCTTTTcaacgaagatgaggaagccAAGGCCGCTGAAAAGCGAATCAAGCAAGACCAATTGAAAGCCAATGTGTTTGATCTGAAGAACGAAAAGGActatgaagaggaggaacttagagagaaaagagaaaaggaagccCGTCGAGTGCTTGGAAAGAAAGTACGGAAGGCCCTccagaaaagggaaaagaattATGATTATAGTAGCGGTTCAGATGTGAACCCTTATTCAGATGAGGAG AGCTCGGACGACAGTGAAGCCGAACgacagaaggaggaggaagagggcaaagccgaggaggacaagaacaagaaagagCCCTCAAAAGGCAACCTTACTCCATCAGGTCGCTCACGACACGCCGATCCAGCCAAGAAAGGCTCTGCCGCAGCACCTAGAAAGCGACTAGGGTCTCCTTCTGATGCAAGTGGTACAGATACGTCCCgcaagaaggggaagagcaAACATCCGTCTTCCCAGCCGACACCTCAGCCACCATCCCGTCCTATGTCTCCAAGCGCGTCATCATTACCC GTCAGCAAAAAGCGTGTTCGGAATGTGTTAGCAGGCGGCGCGGGATCTGCTAGCGATGTTGACGGCGGGGCTGGATCGGGGGGCGAAATGAGTGAGAGTGGAAAGGTTAAGAAACTAAAGCTCAATCCTCCGTCAGTGGCATCACAGAGTGGGACACCGCAGGGCTCAAGGGCCGGCAGTCCGGCTCCCTTGGGCAGCAAGAGCTTCTCTGGTAGTCGTGCTAGCAGTCCGGAATCTTTGAGGG GTCCAACACGCATTTCAACCCCGGGTCCGTCTGGTAGTGCCCAGGGCTTCCCAACACCCGCGGAAATCCATGCTGCTATTCCGCAGTCTGGTATTGGAAGTAGTGATCTGCTTAGAATCTTCCGTCCTCGTATTGGGGAATCCAAAGAGAACCACCGGCGTTTCATAGCAATTGTCAAAGATGTTGGAGTGTACGGGAAAGAAGATAGGCTCCTACGACCTGGTTCACTGAAAGAGACATAA